In Desulfarculaceae bacterium, the following are encoded in one genomic region:
- a CDS encoding molybdopterin-dependent oxidoreductase has protein sequence MQKIKLEVNGQQHEVLARKDDVLLDFLRDKLDLTGTKQSCDRKGQCGACTVIVDNKAVLSCLTKLTKLDGAKVITVEGLGTPANPHLIQHAYVLAGAVQCGFCTPGLIVATKVLLDENPDPDDETIKKALRRNLCRCTGYVKIIEAVKLASRFLRGEITPDQVAPAADAPVMGISHPRPSAYIKACGVARFTGDYKIPGALELAVVRSEVPHALIKSIDSSAAEAMPGVVGVMRGEDIAQTGTNILKYMVVDRPILATDRVRYIGDAIVAVAARTKQEAEAAAAAIKIELEPQPVLNSPEEAMAEGAFQLHAENERPNLCFHQPQIKGDAEAALADSAAVIETTFNTQCIHQAPLEPEACIAYWDYEDPEDPRLVVVGRSINIHHHLHMLQEAVGWENMTYEEAFVGGQFGLKIDITSEGLAAAAAVFFKEPVRYIPSLHESMQLTPKRHPFRMDVKLAADADGKLTAYCNDILVDNGAYHSMGHVVVLRALMMLSGSYNIPNVKADSRLVYTNNPWGAAARGAGPPQVNFALEVAMQMLADKMGMDPIDFRMKNFLKPGESKSTGHVVTEWPIPDLLEDIRPHYERAKKDADAANAAGGRYLRGVGIGTGSFGIGGPGDQAFSAAELDSDGGVSIYTAAADPGEGNDSMLSQIAAEITGVPLSKVRLYTRSTDLTAASGPAAGSRITYMIGGATEDACKQLKAAMDETGAKTGPELEAAGKPARYQGTKKMALAGVLDPETGQGPSMESQVHAVQLVELQVDTETGEVKVVKMTTAVDAGPVIHPQNLTGQLEGGADMGVGLALREVYVAGETKDWRTFKFPTMATSFPQEVIIRETIRPNGTLGRTGVGEMCLVPTAPAVINGIKDAIGTFITDLPATPDKVLAALGKSGS, from the coding sequence ATGCAGAAGATAAAATTGGAAGTTAACGGGCAGCAGCACGAGGTACTTGCCCGCAAGGATGACGTGCTCTTGGATTTCCTGCGGGACAAGCTGGACCTCACCGGCACCAAGCAGTCCTGCGACCGCAAGGGCCAGTGCGGGGCCTGCACGGTGATCGTGGACAACAAGGCGGTTCTCTCCTGCCTAACCAAGCTCACCAAGCTGGACGGAGCCAAGGTCATCACCGTGGAGGGCCTGGGCACCCCGGCCAACCCTCACCTGATTCAGCACGCTTATGTGCTGGCCGGCGCGGTGCAGTGCGGCTTCTGCACTCCGGGCCTGATCGTGGCCACCAAGGTTCTGCTGGACGAAAACCCCGACCCCGACGACGAGACCATCAAAAAAGCGCTTCGCCGCAACCTGTGCCGCTGCACCGGCTACGTGAAGATCATCGAGGCGGTCAAGCTGGCCTCGCGCTTCCTGCGTGGCGAGATCACCCCGGACCAGGTGGCCCCGGCCGCCGACGCCCCGGTGATGGGCATTTCCCATCCCCGCCCCTCGGCCTACATCAAGGCCTGCGGCGTGGCCCGCTTCACCGGTGACTACAAGATCCCCGGCGCCCTGGAGCTTGCCGTGGTGCGCTCCGAGGTGCCCCACGCCCTGATCAAGTCCATCGACTCCAGCGCGGCCGAGGCCATGCCCGGGGTGGTGGGCGTGATGCGCGGCGAGGACATCGCCCAGACCGGCACCAACATTCTTAAGTACATGGTGGTTGACCGGCCCATCCTGGCCACCGACCGGGTGCGCTACATCGGCGACGCCATCGTGGCCGTGGCCGCCCGCACCAAACAAGAGGCCGAGGCGGCCGCGGCGGCCATCAAGATCGAGCTGGAGCCCCAGCCGGTGCTCAATAGCCCCGAAGAGGCCATGGCCGAAGGCGCCTTCCAGCTGCACGCCGAGAACGAGCGCCCCAACCTGTGCTTCCATCAGCCCCAGATCAAGGGCGACGCCGAGGCGGCCCTGGCCGATTCGGCGGCGGTCATCGAGACCACCTTCAACACCCAGTGCATCCACCAGGCTCCCCTGGAGCCCGAGGCCTGCATCGCCTACTGGGACTACGAGGACCCCGAGGACCCGCGCCTGGTGGTGGTGGGCCGCTCCATCAACATCCACCATCACCTGCACATGCTGCAGGAGGCGGTGGGCTGGGAGAACATGACCTACGAAGAGGCCTTCGTGGGCGGGCAGTTCGGCCTGAAGATCGACATCACCTCCGAGGGCCTCGCCGCGGCGGCCGCCGTGTTCTTCAAAGAGCCGGTGCGCTACATCCCCAGCCTGCACGAGTCCATGCAGCTCACCCCCAAGCGCCACCCCTTCCGCATGGACGTGAAGCTGGCCGCCGACGCCGACGGCAAGCTGACCGCCTACTGCAACGACATTCTGGTGGACAACGGGGCCTATCACTCCATGGGCCACGTGGTAGTGCTCCGGGCCCTGATGATGCTCTCAGGTTCCTACAACATCCCCAACGTCAAGGCCGACAGCCGCCTGGTGTACACCAACAATCCCTGGGGCGCGGCGGCCCGGGGCGCGGGGCCACCGCAGGTCAACTTCGCCCTGGAAGTGGCCATGCAGATGCTGGCCGACAAGATGGGCATGGACCCCATCGACTTCCGCATGAAAAACTTCCTCAAGCCCGGCGAGAGCAAGTCCACCGGTCACGTGGTGACCGAGTGGCCCATCCCCGATCTGCTGGAAGACATCCGGCCCCACTATGAGCGCGCCAAGAAGGACGCCGACGCGGCCAACGCGGCGGGCGGGCGCTACCTGCGCGGCGTGGGTATCGGCACCGGTTCCTTCGGCATCGGCGGCCCGGGCGACCAGGCCTTCTCCGCCGCCGAGCTGGATAGCGACGGCGGGGTGAGCATCTACACCGCCGCCGCCGACCCCGGCGAGGGCAACGACTCCATGCTCAGCCAGATCGCCGCCGAGATCACCGGCGTCCCGCTGAGCAAGGTGCGCCTCTACACCCGCTCCACCGACCTGACCGCGGCCTCGGGCCCGGCGGCCGGCAGCCGCATCACCTACATGATCGGCGGGGCCACCGAAGACGCCTGCAAGCAGCTGAAGGCGGCCATGGACGAGACCGGCGCCAAGACCGGCCCCGAGCTGGAGGCCGCCGGCAAGCCCGCCCGCTACCAGGGCACCAAGAAGATGGCGCTGGCCGGCGTGTTGGACCCGGAGACCGGCCAGGGGCCCTCCATGGAGAGCCAGGTGCACGCGGTGCAGCTGGTCGAGCTCCAGGTGGACACCGAGACCGGCGAGGTGAAGGTTGTAAAGATGACCACCGCCGTGGACGCGGGCCCGGTGATCCATCCCCAGAACCTCACCGGCCAGCTGGAAGGCGGCGCGGACATGGGCGTGGGCCTGGCGCTGCGCGAAGTCTACGTGGCCG